One window of the Bremerella sp. JC817 genome contains the following:
- a CDS encoding glycosyltransferase family 4 protein — MSDTAVSTPSQPSTASTDQAPPTLAKVVHVINGEHYSGAERVQDLLGKCLPQFGYDASFACVKPGKFAEARSASTSPIHDLPMKHKFDLWQAKRLADLVKQENFAVIHAHTPRTALIGMGASHLTGVPFVYHVHSPTSRDSTRPWHNWMNQRIEQMSIARAVQLVCVSNSLAGHMRTLGVKEDRITVVHNGVPQVEHVVDRELPIGTWTLGTVALFRPRKGLEVLLEAMAQLRDRGHRIRLRAVGPFETPEYEAGIHALVEKLNLGDAIDWVGFTRDVNAQFTQMDLFVLPSLFGEGLPMVVLESMAAGTPVVATDVEGVTEAIVDGESGIIAKPNDPEHLAQRIEAVLTGREDWREISKTALKRHADSFSDVAMARGVASVYDKILQK, encoded by the coding sequence ATGTCCGACACGGCCGTCAGCACCCCATCCCAGCCATCGACCGCTTCCACCGACCAGGCTCCGCCAACGCTGGCCAAGGTCGTGCATGTGATCAATGGCGAGCATTACTCCGGAGCAGAACGGGTTCAAGACCTTCTCGGAAAGTGCCTCCCACAATTCGGCTACGACGCCAGCTTCGCTTGCGTGAAGCCTGGCAAGTTCGCTGAAGCTCGCTCGGCCAGCACCAGCCCGATCCACGACTTGCCGATGAAGCACAAGTTCGATCTGTGGCAAGCCAAACGACTGGCCGACCTGGTGAAGCAAGAGAACTTCGCGGTCATTCATGCCCATACCCCTCGAACCGCATTGATCGGCATGGGTGCCTCGCACCTGACCGGCGTGCCGTTCGTGTATCACGTGCACAGTCCAACCTCGCGAGATTCGACGCGTCCTTGGCACAACTGGATGAACCAGCGAATCGAACAGATGTCGATCGCGCGAGCCGTTCAGTTGGTGTGCGTTTCCAACAGCCTCGCCGGGCACATGCGAACCCTCGGCGTGAAAGAAGACCGCATCACGGTCGTTCATAACGGCGTTCCCCAGGTCGAACATGTCGTCGATCGCGAACTGCCGATCGGAACGTGGACCTTGGGGACCGTGGCCCTCTTCCGACCTCGTAAAGGCCTGGAAGTGTTGCTGGAAGCAATGGCTCAGCTTCGCGATCGGGGACATAGGATCCGCCTGCGTGCGGTTGGCCCGTTCGAGACCCCCGAGTACGAAGCAGGCATTCACGCCTTGGTCGAGAAATTGAATCTGGGCGACGCCATCGACTGGGTTGGCTTTACCCGCGACGTGAATGCTCAGTTCACCCAAATGGATCTGTTCGTTCTTCCGAGCCTGTTTGGTGAAGGCCTGCCGATGGTGGTCCTCGAATCGATGGCGGCCGGTACGCCGGTGGTGGCAACCGACGTCGAAGGCGTGACCGAAGCGATTGTTGATGGCGAAAGTGGAATTATTGCCAAGCCAAATGATCCAGAGCACCTCGCTCAACGAATCGAAGCGGTTCTGACGGGCCGCGAAGACTGGCGTGAAATTAGCAAGACCGCCCTGAAACGCCATGCCGATTCGTTCTCAGACGTCGCAATGGCCCGCGGTGTCGCGAGCGTTTATGACAAGATCCTGCAGAAATAG
- a CDS encoding Nramp family divalent metal transporter, whose product MSEATPPSGDAPDDIDITVEPPTRFWQTLSWLGPGLIVAGSIVGSGELIATTKTGAEAGFSLLWLIILGCIIKVFVQVEFGRYTITSGKTALDGLNEIPGPAVKFRAWGQPYRVNWLMIYWLVMTIASLAQLGGIVGAVGQALQISIPITETGRISNEFAKAQADFQFQETLARLAEGRGDTEAVVQAQNHLKELEANQSPEALEYLKLRRQVQALQQTPTTDEVAATESKAKIVEMQASMQSIQSQFSSNDDKIWAGIIAVLTAGLLYMGRYHFIQNFSTILVAGFTLVTIGNLVALQFSPDWAISGSEVLKGLSFSLPGNTLAGINPVVTALATFGIIGVGAAELIAYPYWCVEKGYARFTGKRDESEGWARRATGWLKVMQWDAWGSMLVYTFATIAFYLLGAAILGRSGLNPEKSELIRTLSVMYEPVFGSIAPTLFLFGAFAVLYSTFFVANAGHARVDADGVRLFGVIPPTNRALHNTVSVFNIAFPLFCLTVYVLIPHPAQLVLLSGVMQAIMLPMLSVAALFYRYRRIDMRLRPGLLWDAGLWLSSLGMTIAGGYLFYSEVSKVIAKLG is encoded by the coding sequence ATGAGCGAAGCGACGCCTCCGTCCGGCGATGCGCCGGACGATATCGACATCACTGTCGAACCACCAACCCGTTTCTGGCAAACACTCTCTTGGTTGGGCCCTGGCCTGATCGTGGCAGGCTCGATTGTTGGCTCCGGCGAACTGATCGCCACCACCAAGACCGGTGCCGAAGCGGGCTTCAGTCTGCTGTGGCTCATCATCCTGGGCTGCATCATCAAGGTGTTCGTTCAGGTCGAATTCGGCCGCTATACCATCACCTCCGGCAAGACCGCCCTGGATGGTTTGAACGAGATTCCTGGTCCGGCCGTCAAGTTTCGCGCCTGGGGGCAACCTTACCGGGTTAACTGGCTGATGATCTATTGGCTGGTAATGACGATCGCCAGCCTTGCTCAGCTCGGGGGCATTGTCGGCGCTGTCGGTCAGGCCCTGCAGATCAGCATTCCGATTACGGAAACCGGTCGGATCAGCAACGAGTTCGCTAAGGCCCAGGCCGACTTTCAATTCCAAGAGACCCTCGCTCGACTGGCTGAGGGTCGTGGCGATACCGAAGCGGTCGTCCAGGCCCAGAACCATCTCAAAGAACTAGAAGCGAACCAAAGCCCGGAAGCACTCGAGTATTTGAAACTGCGTCGCCAGGTACAAGCCCTTCAGCAAACTCCCACAACCGACGAAGTGGCCGCGACGGAATCGAAGGCGAAGATTGTCGAGATGCAAGCTTCCATGCAATCAATCCAAAGCCAGTTCTCCAGCAACGACGACAAAATCTGGGCGGGCATTATCGCCGTGCTGACTGCCGGTTTACTCTACATGGGGCGTTATCATTTCATCCAGAACTTCTCGACAATCCTGGTCGCTGGCTTCACGTTGGTAACAATCGGCAACCTGGTCGCGTTACAGTTCTCACCTGACTGGGCGATCTCGGGAAGTGAAGTCTTGAAAGGGCTCAGCTTCTCGCTTCCAGGTAATACTCTGGCCGGGATCAACCCAGTGGTCACCGCTTTGGCGACCTTCGGGATTATTGGTGTCGGTGCGGCCGAGTTGATTGCGTATCCCTATTGGTGTGTCGAGAAAGGTTACGCTCGCTTCACCGGCAAGCGAGACGAAAGCGAAGGCTGGGCACGTCGCGCCACCGGCTGGTTGAAAGTGATGCAGTGGGATGCCTGGGGATCGATGCTGGTCTACACATTCGCCACGATTGCCTTCTACTTGCTGGGGGCCGCAATCCTGGGCCGATCTGGACTCAATCCTGAGAAGTCGGAACTGATCCGCACGTTAAGCGTGATGTACGAACCAGTCTTCGGATCGATCGCCCCAACGCTCTTTCTGTTCGGTGCCTTTGCCGTCTTGTACTCGACCTTCTTCGTTGCCAACGCAGGGCATGCCCGCGTCGATGCCGATGGCGTGCGATTATTTGGGGTCATCCCTCCGACGAATCGCGCGTTGCACAATACGGTCTCGGTGTTCAACATCGCATTTCCATTGTTCTGCCTCACCGTTTACGTGCTGATTCCTCACCCTGCGCAGCTCGTGCTACTTAGCGGTGTGATGCAGGCCATCATGCTGCCGATGCTTTCGGTCGCGGCTTTGTTCTACCGCTATCGCCGCATCGACATGCGTCTTCGACCGGGACTACTTTGGGATGCCGGACTGTGGCTATCGTCGCTGGGAATGACCATCGCTGGTGGCTACCTGTTCTACTCGGAAGTCTCGAAGGTGATTGCGAAGTTGGGGTAA
- a CDS encoding NTP transferase domain-containing protein yields the protein MKNLAIVQIDDELSPLPATNNSAGLLPSRLAGRKLNSAPLIEWLVRRISEAELIDGIVVVMPDAPEYRELASLVPLDIPCHFSNKKTPLARLADASKEYPSEAIVRVPLETPFCDPVLIDRLLTTAQSQPGADYIGFCLEGGCPASQSSIGLFTEWIRPAALAKANRELKSKSDSYRIDSSFLNYPELFQLEMLPVPQSLNRDDLRFSVVDDEDWEHLLAIVDALGAEMLQWQDVVRIIDTQPTIRHRMAQRNKLIA from the coding sequence ATGAAGAATCTCGCCATCGTCCAAATCGACGACGAACTCTCTCCGCTACCGGCGACGAATAATTCTGCCGGTTTACTTCCCAGCAGGCTTGCCGGTCGCAAGCTGAACTCGGCCCCGCTGATCGAATGGCTGGTTCGCCGAATCTCGGAAGCGGAACTCATTGATGGCATTGTGGTCGTCATGCCTGATGCCCCGGAATATCGCGAACTGGCCTCGCTGGTTCCCCTAGATATTCCTTGCCATTTCAGTAACAAGAAGACACCACTGGCTCGCTTGGCCGACGCCTCGAAGGAATATCCTTCGGAAGCGATCGTTCGCGTCCCACTGGAAACGCCATTCTGCGATCCAGTCTTGATCGATCGCTTGCTGACAACTGCCCAGAGCCAACCAGGTGCCGATTACATCGGCTTCTGCCTGGAAGGTGGTTGCCCGGCATCGCAGTCGAGCATCGGCTTGTTCACCGAATGGATCCGCCCCGCCGCCTTGGCCAAGGCCAACCGCGAGCTGAAATCGAAGAGCGACTCGTATCGCATCGATAGCTCGTTTTTGAACTATCCCGAACTGTTCCAGCTAGAAATGCTGCCGGTTCCGCAGTCGCTCAATCGCGATGATCTTAGATTCTCGGTGGTCGATGACGAAGACTGGGAACATTTGCTCGCGATTGTCGATGCCTTGGGAGCTGAAATGCTGCAGTGGCAAGATGTCGTCCGTATCATCGACACGCAGCCGACGATCCGTCACCGCATGGCTCAGCGTAATAAGCTGATCGCCTGA
- a CDS encoding HAD-IA family hydrolase, whose protein sequence is MAPLKAVVFDMDGTILNTEMLYPQVSSEILRRRGLTLSQELTDAMMGRPAPVAFQAMIDWHDLADTIETLAKESEEIFSDILETSLGLMPGFTELFKSILAAKYPVAVCTSASRSTAIDLLGRFNITPDLQFVIGGDEVERGKPHPEIYLTAARRLEVSPSEIAVFEDSQTGCTAAIDAGTYAIAVPASHSEKHSFDGAKMVAKTLHDPRIYEVLNLPLHN, encoded by the coding sequence ATGGCGCCACTCAAAGCCGTCGTCTTCGATATGGACGGCACGATTTTGAACACCGAGATGCTCTACCCCCAGGTCTCGTCCGAGATCTTGCGTAGACGCGGTTTGACGCTTTCCCAAGAGTTGACCGATGCCATGATGGGGCGTCCTGCTCCGGTGGCATTCCAGGCCATGATCGACTGGCATGACCTTGCCGACACCATCGAGACGCTGGCCAAAGAATCAGAAGAGATCTTCAGTGATATCCTCGAGACTTCCCTTGGCTTGATGCCCGGCTTCACCGAATTGTTCAAGTCGATTCTTGCAGCCAAATATCCAGTTGCGGTTTGCACCAGCGCCAGTCGCAGTACCGCGATCGACTTGCTGGGACGGTTTAACATTACCCCAGACCTGCAATTTGTAATCGGCGGCGATGAGGTGGAACGCGGCAAGCCGCATCCCGAAATTTATCTGACTGCGGCAAGACGTTTGGAAGTTTCACCGAGCGAAATTGCGGTCTTCGAGGATAGCCAGACCGGCTGCACTGCGGCGATCGATGCCGGCACCTATGCCATTGCCGTTCCCGCTTCTCATAGCGAAAAGCACTCTTTTGATGGGGCGAAAATGGTGGCGAAGACCTTGCATGATCCGCGGATCTACGAGGTCCTTAATTTGCCACTTCACAACTAG
- a CDS encoding HEAT repeat domain-containing protein, which produces MALPASPLYRPVTTVLLMLGGLLAAGGTFHLAAKWYLIPARMDALLQDAPESEVGQRMDQILASSAQPPQQQLLKWMGSERGDIALEAVGRLKLQLSQWEQHPGIAIAPQARQLAEELQKKVSDYPEPIRREVRDIAIRMASWKLGPNSADDGPMLLALESILRETISQPLSDSPVAASEAALDQFLGEENSRLTTPVITSSVDVSLHDGLPMQQATITDPPVEAQAIPSFTTTTNARPTGVLTANHRSSISQPLKLPPLVASPKQIEPGAHRPEPLPDLSRLTTLEIMWKLHAQDQELAEHVRETLKARSFSPEDLQLATRMTHPQVSERLQLVRELPSMGRNDMTNWLYYMTKDPDDGVRYGAASALLTSSDPRLLKRLKADLATDPSPRVQTLIKR; this is translated from the coding sequence ATGGCACTCCCTGCCAGCCCCCTTTACCGACCTGTCACGACCGTCCTGCTGATGCTGGGCGGGCTGCTCGCGGCGGGCGGTACGTTTCACCTGGCTGCCAAGTGGTATCTGATCCCCGCGCGGATGGATGCCTTGCTGCAAGACGCCCCAGAATCGGAAGTTGGCCAGCGAATGGACCAAATTCTCGCTTCTTCTGCGCAACCACCGCAGCAACAATTGTTGAAATGGATGGGTTCCGAGCGAGGCGATATCGCTTTGGAAGCGGTTGGACGGCTGAAACTTCAGCTTTCGCAGTGGGAACAGCACCCCGGGATCGCCATCGCCCCCCAGGCCCGCCAACTTGCGGAAGAACTGCAAAAGAAAGTAAGCGACTATCCAGAACCGATCCGGCGCGAGGTGCGTGATATCGCCATTCGGATGGCCTCGTGGAAGCTGGGACCGAACTCCGCCGACGATGGCCCGATGCTGCTAGCACTAGAATCGATCTTGCGCGAGACCATCTCGCAGCCACTTTCGGATAGTCCTGTTGCCGCCAGCGAAGCAGCCCTTGATCAGTTTCTAGGAGAAGAGAATTCGCGGCTGACAACGCCCGTGATCACATCGTCGGTCGATGTCAGCTTGCACGATGGGCTTCCTATGCAACAAGCGACGATCACTGATCCACCTGTCGAAGCGCAGGCAATACCATCGTTTACCACCACAACGAATGCGCGTCCGACCGGTGTATTAACCGCCAACCATCGAAGTTCTATTTCGCAGCCGCTAAAGCTTCCTCCCTTGGTAGCTTCTCCTAAGCAGATTGAACCAGGAGCACATAGACCTGAACCATTACCAGACCTAAGCCGGCTTACCACGTTAGAGATCATGTGGAAGCTACATGCCCAGGATCAAGAGCTCGCGGAGCACGTACGAGAGACCTTGAAGGCTAGAAGCTTCTCGCCAGAAGATTTGCAACTTGCGACCCGTATGACGCACCCACAAGTTAGTGAACGCCTGCAATTAGTGCGAGAATTGCCCAGTATGGGGCGAAACGACATGACCAATTGGCTCTATTATATGACCAAAGATCCTGACGATGGGGTTCGCTACGGAGCCGCGTCGGCTCTACTAACTTCCTCCGATCCCCGTCTCTTGAAACGCCTGAAGGCGGACTTGGCGACGGATCCAAGCCCGCGCGTTCAAACGTTAATCAAGAGATAG